Genomic segment of Euleptes europaea isolate rEulEur1 chromosome 21, rEulEur1.hap1, whole genome shotgun sequence:
TCCATGTGGCACGGGCTGGGTCAGGCGGCCGGTCACCAGGAGCTGGACGTCCCACTGGACCTTCACACAGCCGCCTCCATCGGCCAGCAGGAGGTGGTGCAGGCCTGCATTCAATGGTAAGGAGTAAAAGCCTGGAGAGGAAAATTATGCTCTTTGTTCAATATCTTTAGCAGCATCAAGTACATCGTCTGTGGCCAAAGCCCCATTACAATCTGTCGTATAAAACCTAGTCatcaataatattaataatattaaaacACCTAATCATTAAATGTGTGTACTCCTAGGATGTGTCACTgcccaccaagactagattaattcatgccatcgtattccctattactatgtatgggtgtgaaagctggacgttgaagaaagctgataggaagaaagtagattcctttgaaatgtggtgttggaggagagtgttacggataccgtggaccgccaaaaagacaaatcagtgggttctagatcaaatcaagcctgaactgaccctagaagctaaaaggactaaactgaggctgtcgtattttggtcacgtcatgagacgacaagagtcactggaaaagacagtcatgctaggaaaagttgagggcagcaggaaaagaggaagacccaacaagagatggatggacttaataaaggaagccacagccttcaatttgcaagatctgagcaaggctgtcaaagatagggcattttggaggactttcattcataaggtcgccgtgagtcggaagcgacttgatggcacataacacacacacacacctaccaaAGAGAGTcgatgaaattttttaaaaattgtgagaCCCTTTTGAAGTGGTTCAACAGAGCAGGGTTAGAAAACCAACCTTCTGATATGTCAAAAGACTTTAAGCTGTGCGATGTCTTTTCTTAGAACCAACCCGAGTGACACAAAACTGCGTGCCACCTTTCAAGTTCTCCGGAACGCTTCACCAGGCTAGATAATAGAAACCAAGAAGGAGGATGGGAGGAGAAAAATGCATCTTTTTTTaaggctgggagggaaggcaacatggtatagcctgatctcgtcagaccttggaagcaaagcagggtcagccctggttagtacttggatgggaagccccaaagcaagacaaggggtgctatgcagaggcaggcaatggcaaaccatctctaaatgtctcttggATTGGAAACCCCACGAGGGGTCGCCgcaagtgggctgtgacttgacggcactttacacgcatgtTGCTCAGTCTTGTCTGCATTCTATAGAACAACTGTAGGATGCTTAGCTGACTTCAGGAAGCACGGGGTGTGGCTTGCTGGTATCAGGTAATACCTCTGGCATGCTGGGAAGAAGAACCAAACGAGAAACAAAAGTAGGCCATTGAAAATGtaaaaacacaagaagaagagttggtttttatatgccgacttttctgccacttaagggagactcaaaccagcttacaatcgccttcccctcccctccccacaacagacaccctgtgaagtagatggggctgagagagctctaagagagctgtgactagcccaaggcctcccagctggcttcgtgtgtaggagtggggaaacaaatccaattcacctgattagcctccgctgctcatgtggaggagtggggaatcgaacccagttctccagatcagactccacagctccaaaccaccgctcttaaccactacaccacgctggccgcaGTTTCTCTAGCACCAGAAATGCGCCAATCGCGTGCGCTCCCCATGGGGGTACTAATTCTTCCCCGTCCCTTCCAGTGGAAGCCTGGATCTGAATCGGCGGAACCGGGGTGGCTGGACCGCTCTGATGTACGCTTCTTACATCGGCCATGGCGCCATTGTACAGCTGCTGCTGGAGGCCGGCGCGAACTTGAACGTACCGACCCCAGAAGGGCAGACGCCGCTCATGCTGGCTTCGAGTTGTGGGAACGAGAAAGTCGCTGACTTGCTTCTTCAGGTAGGGGGCAAGCGCTGGCGACCTcaagaggcagaagaagaagagttggtttttatatgccgaccttctctaccactttagaCGTGGGTATAAACCTGCTGCTGCCCAGAGCGTGAAGGGAACGCCAGTCTGTGGTTGtatatcctggctttcctccctcccccactgtcTTCCGTGGCACAGGAGTGGGAGAAGCAGACCCATAACCGCCCCTCTGTGTCTCTTTTGCAGCAAGGTGCCGAGCTGGAGATGAAGGACATCCACGGCTGGACTGCCCTCTTCCACTGCACCAGCGCCGGCCATCAGCAAATGGTGAAGTTCTTGCTGGACAACGGAGCCAACGCCAACTGCAGGTGAGGGAGAAAAGGAGCAGCTTGCTTTGCGGGGGAACGTCGGTGTGCGCATTGAGCTGAACgagccagccagcctgcctgccgTCGTAGCAGCATGGAGCTAGAGGAAGGGAAAATGCAACAGCAGGGAAGCTGCCTTATTGTCTTCACAATTGGGTGGGCGAATCAGAAGCCAAACCAGTGtgctcataagaaaggccattctggatcagacccaggcccatcaagtccagcagtttgttcacacagtggccaaccaggtgcctctaggaagcccacaaataagacggctgcagcagcaccatcctacctgtgttccacagcacctaagataataggcacgctcgtctggtcctggagagaaggaaggaaggagggaaggaagataagaaaggccatgctggatcagacccaggcccatcaagtccagcagtctgttcacacagtggctaaccaggtgcctctaggaagcctccaaacaagatgactgcagcagcaccatcctgcctgtgttccacagcacctaataggcatgctcctctgatactagagagaataggggtgcatcatgactagtatccattttgactagtagccatgaatagccctctcctccatgaacatgtccactcccctcttcaagccttcccagctggcagacatcaccacatcccagggcagggagttccacaatttaactatttaactCCACAGTACAATGTTGGAACCAAGCAACTCCGAATTTGTGTTCTGGTGTTGGCCCTTGACGAGCCTCTCTCTGTGTGCGACCAGCGTGTACCTGGTGACCCTACCTACACCTCTCCTGACCCCAGCCCTGGCGTGTGGGCTGTTCTCTTTTTGTTGTCCAGGGAGCCCCTCTGTGGATACACCCCCCTGATGGAAGCGGCAGCTTCTGGCCACGAGATCATTGTCCAGTATCTTCTCAATCATGTAAGTGCTTTCTCAGTCCCAGGCGACGTTGCCCCAGCCTCTGTGTGAAGAGGCCTGGCTCTCCCTTTGCCAATAATATTTCTTGCCTCTCCTTCTGACTTTGGGGCGGGGGGTTGGAATAGGGGAGAAAAGAGATGGTTCGTCCACACAAACTTCTTTTGCCAGCTTGTCCCTTCTCCGACTCACTTCTGTTACCCAGACTGAAGCCCCCTCCGTTCTTCTTTGTAAACATTTGTTTTAGAAAGCTTTGTATGGAAACACtggcttttccttcccttccctgttgAGATAATGAGCCAGTCTGACAAATCATTTCCATTCCCATTTTCACTTCTGTGACAGTCTCTGGAAACATTCTTACCTTCAATGTCGCATCCAGggtttcttgaacacatgaagctgccttctgctgaatcagacccttgatccaccaaagtcagcattgtctactcagaccggcagcggctctccagggtctcaggcagaggtctttcacatcacctccttgcctagtccctttaactggagatgccagggattgaacctgggaccttctgcaagccaagcagatgctctgccactgagacacggcccctctccatggctctccagggtctcaggcagaggtctttcaaatcacctgctcgcctggtccctttaactggagatgccggggattgaacctgggacctcctgcatgccaagcagatgctctaccactgagccacaacccccttGAGAATCATCTGGCAGACAGTCTTTCTGGCGTACAATTTATTCATGAGCACTTTTTTCTTCTCTGGGTGAACTGTGCCAGTTTTTATCACCTACTTAATTTTCCACGTTTCTTGTCCTCTAGCTTGAAGTGCCCCTTTCTTTACTGGCTGCGTTCCGATATTCCCAAAGTGAATTTTGAAAGTAGGCAGCCGCCTTGGCCCACAGCAAAATGAACCCTCTGGATCCATCACAGGTCACTGACAaagagttatttttatttatttatattttattattttgacttaccatcccaccctccccagccaaggccaggctcagcgAGCACAAGGAAACCCTTGGTATTGAAgttaattaaaaaaggaaaatgttcCATCATTTCTATAACAGCCATCAGAATTTAAAACGTCTTGTAAAGAAGCAGATTGCAAAAGCCAGTGTTAAAGACCTGGTGGAAAAGGAAGGTTTTAGTCAGCATCTCTTAAatttttcctgcccttcctctgaaaAGACCAAAAtcaccagaaaagacaataatgctaaggaaAGTTGGAAGGCACaaacttcctccaaagagctcagggcagcccacgtggttctcccctccccattttatcctcatgccaaccctgtgaggtagcataGGCTGAGAgggactggcccacagtcacctcggtgagattggaacctgggtcttctaTGAGACGTtgggtggggtagtggttagaagaTACAAGGAATGTGTGTTCTTTGGTGTATTCTACTGTGTGCTGTATCTACCAATGGACCCTTCGGGTCCTCGAGCCGCACGGATCCCTTCCAGAGCTGCTTGTGAACTTCCCTGGTGTGTTTCTTCCCGGCAGGGCGTGAGAGTGGACATGAGAGACAATACGGGGGCCACAGCGCGGACCTTGGCCATGCAGTACAGATACACCAAGATTGTCGGGCTGATCGACTTGCACATGGCCCCCGTGCCCAAGGTTCTTTGCAGGGGCCCAGGTAACTTGAGATACTTTATAAGAGCTCCTTGTCAGAAAGAGGGGGGCATGCCTTGCTTCGACAGGATTTTTGTCTCACCTCTTGGTTTCTTCAGTCTTTTTACCATACTGAAGATGAACTCTTCTTTTATGACTTAcagattcctcctcctccccttaaaGTCATGTTTTTCTCTGTTGTGAGCATGGCGTTTTTTCAATGATTGAGACAATGTCGTTTTTGCAAACGGATGCaaacttttccccttccccttctttcctttctgtattccctaaaaaagaaaaaaaaattaaaaaagcaaaaaaagaaagagcagCATATTATGAGTAAACGTCCAGTCTGTACCGGTTGAAGCTAGACTagtgaagagagccagtgtggtgtagtggttcaggtgtcagactaggaactgggaatcccaggttcgaatcccctctcgcaccatggaaacttgctgggtgaccttgggccagtcatacgtTCTCAGCCCtgtccctggctagtatttggatgggagacctccaaggaataccagggtcgtgacgctgaggcaggcaatggcaaaaccccctctgaatgtctcttgccttgcagaccctacggggtagccataagctagcagtgacttgatggcatttcccaCCACCAGTTTTCAGCCTCAAGCCTCTTAGCCCCCTCCACGTGTTATCAGACTCTCCCTTGGTAATCTGCACAGGGGCTTTAGAGAGTAGGTATCTTCATAATGTGGTgctggagaagagtgttacggataccgcggACCGCCAacaaaacagatcagtgggttatcgatcaaatcaagcctgaactgaccctagaagctaaaatgactaaactgaggctgtcgtactttggccacattatgagaagacaagcgtcaccttgctaggaaaagttgaaggcagcaggaaaagaggaacatatgaagctgccttatactgaatcagacccttggtccatcacagtcagtattgtctactcacaccggcagcggctctccagggtctcaggcaggggtctttcccatcacccatgCTGACCATTTTCCTTTTGGGCCTCCAGGAAAATACGAAGATCTGAGCTCCTCGGACGAATCCTACTCTGCCCCGCAGAGGCAGAGACCGGCCCGCAAGTCCAAGGGCCCCAGTATCCACGAAGGGCCCCACGCTTTGGCCAAGATAACAGCAGTCAGGATCGGAGGGAGGAGCCGGTCACATTATGGTGAGTCGCGGCTCCGTTTCCCGTCCCACGATGTCCCTCTCGACACTGGGACAACACACTGCTGTACTGTGGGACTGCTGAGAACTCAGGGTCTGCATGCACAAGGAAGCGTGGGGCAACAGTTCGTGTCAGACTAGAGCCTGGGTGTCCTGGATTCCAATTCCCTTGCCATTTCTGAACTTGTTAACATAGCTGTGTTGGTACATTGATGCCGGTGTGTTGTAGAAAAGCAGCTAACGTGCATGGTTTGTTCTTCATAAAAAAGCAGTGTTCAAATTGTGGCTCATCAGCCCTtactagttgtttttttttaaactttattacacacataaaaattacatacgtacataaaattgggggaagaaatagaaacaaagaaacaaaaaatatcaatcaaaattgCATACTGTtacaaataaaagtaataataataaaagataacaaACTCAGCTACAcgtattaaagccagcaaaaaacattactcgtcttcctctccacgttctaaatttttgaattttttttccattctggacgTTGCCTTTCTCAGTCAGTTGGGCAGTTGTCCTgacacttccccccaccccactccctgaCAAGGTGTGCCAGACAGTGAATGACTAGAATGCATCTTGGtattaagaacttaagaaaagtcatgctggatcagacccaggcccatcaagtccagcagtctgttcccacagtggctaaccaggtgcctctaggaagcccccagacaagacggctgcagcagcaccatcctgcctgtgctccacagcacctaataggcatttgGTTCATTTgttcacctctctctctctccttctctccataTTCCACACAGAGCAGGTCCCTCCAGAAGGCTACGTGACCTTCAGCGACGAAGGAAGCGGCACTGAAGGGGGAGATCTCCGGTACAGAGATGTCACCTCGCCCATCAACGATCACGAtgtggaaagcagcagcagccgaGGTACAGCCCCACggggattgtggggggggggggaaggctacaCCTCTGCTTCCGCTGATCCAGCCTGCTATTTTGGGTCATCTCAATTTCCCTTCCGGGCTTTCGGTCCCAGAAACATCCAAGAATGTCTCAAAATCCAGGTCAGTGACAAGTGACCCCTTCTCATAAGCGTTCTCGATGGCAGCAGAGTCGGTTTCCCCCCTCGGATAAATGATCCGCTAGCCTCCAGTTGATAGGCCTCAAACCGTGGAGTCTCACTGTCCCCTCCCTTCTGTCCCTCCCAGAGGATAATTCTTCCTTCGCCAATAACTTGGCCGCCATCCGGACcaccagcggcagcagcagcagcgaaagCTTGCCCAAAGCAGTGGGGATCGGCAGCGAAGGCTCCATGGAGAGCAACGAGGTAGGCCGTGGTCGATCTCGAACGCGCTGCTGGACTCGGATGTTGTTCTATGCCTCCCCTGCAGCTCTGTGCGGTGGCGTCTTCCTGTTCCCCCCAAGCGtgccgctttttttttttttttttttgcgtttcACAGGATTCTGACCACGCGGCAAAACTCTCCCAGTGGAAACACGCCAAGAGCTCCGCGAGGGCGAAGAACCACGATGGTGACAGCCGCCGGCCCCATAGGCCCAGGGTGTCGAGTCAGCCCTGTGCGCCCCCAAAGCTGGAGGCGCCGCCTTACACGGGACCCCAGGTAACCACCGTGAGATGGCTGGAAAACTATCCTGGAAGAGGAGCTGGAGGCCAGCGTCCGGGTGCAAGACACTGTGCTGTTAGAAGTGTGCACCATCCATCTAGCCAGGCACAAAAACGAGGACCCTGTGGAGTGGGGAGGAAGTGAATCTGAGGTGATGAGCACATCCCTCCAGGATGCAGCTGAGCATCTTTGCTGCTTTGGCTGGGGAAATGTGCCAGGAGTAATAAGCGAGTTCATAACAAAGTCGcatttcagtgtggtgtagtggttaagagtggtggtttggagcggtggggtctgatctggagaaccgggtttgattccccactcctccacatgagtggtggacactaatctggtgtgctggatttgtttccccactcctatgcacgaagccagctgggtgaccttgcgctagtcacactctctcagccccacctacctcacagggtgtctgttgtggggaggggaagggaaggcgattgtaagccggtttgagtctcccttaagtagtagagaaagttggcatataaaaacctactctttttcttctactactgAATGCAACGGGAACAAAATAGCGGCCGTGGAAACCTTTTGGATGCaaccaaatctttttttaaaacaaacacaggCATAGGAATGCAAtgaaatattctttttaaaaaaacacagataaAGGAATGTAGATAATAGGGCACACGATAGGGGAAACGGCCACTTTCCCAACGAGGGTCCTTTGAAACAGAGCTGCGTTGGTCAAATGACATGGTGGCTGGGGGGGCTGCCTTCTCCCTCGGAACAACCACCAGCATCCTCAAAGATGCCCTGTTCATAGTGCTGCAGATTTTAGCGCAATCCTCCTGGCATCAGAGAAGCCATCGTGGGGAGAGAGTCTGAGCTCCCAGGAAACCACTGGTGACGCAGGTTGATATAAGCAAGGGCCATCCAGTACTGAGCTgtgcctttcttctttctttctttctctctctctctctgtctctcgcaTTCTCTCTGCTTGCTGTGGATGGCCACCAGGACCTTGCCGCCTTCTTGGAGCAGATCGGCTGCCTGAAGTACCTGCCGGTGTTCGAAGAGCAAGACGTTGACCTTCGCATTTTCCTGACCTTAACGGAGAGCGACTTGAAGGAGATCGGCATCACGTGAGTCTGCCACacgtcactcccctcccccccacgagCCAGAAGGAGGCTTTGGCCGCTGAATCTCTTCCTCCCCAGATGTGGCTCCCCAGCAGAGCCGTTTATCCGCCTGCCCTGTTGGGTCACATCTGCCCGGCAACTTCTGGGGCTCTTGGTTGCAGCCTGCTTTCTCACAAGAAGTATTCCTGGGGAAGACACGTTACAACTTATGCTGGGATATTTCTCTACCTCCAGAAGTTTTTATCCTTCCATTTGCAGATTGCAGTATGGCGTTCCCCAGTGTGGGGCTTTTAGGTTCCATGGTGCCCACCGATACTTCGCTTGGGGCACCTGCCAAGCTTTTcacaaagtgggtggggccattgtaaggcagggatTGGTATTTGCCCCTTTCGTTCGAACGAAAGGGTTTTCTCTAGCTTTGTTAACAGGCAGCCAAAGGGGGgtcaggaggaaaagaagaaagcaacGAGACGCCGAGACGGGCATGCCACTAACCCCTCGCTGCCGCTTCCCCTCTAGCCTCTTCGGACCGAAGAGGAAGATGACCTCCGCCATCGCCCGATGGCACAGCAGCGCCCGGCCGCCGAGCGACGCCCTGGAGCTGGCCTACGCTGATCGCCTGGAGGCAGAAATGCAGGAGTTGGCCATCCAGCTGCACAAGGTCAGTCCTCCGTGAGGCCCACTGGCCGTCACGTCGCCTGGCAGGTTCTGGACGCGGGGGGTGGGCTGATGGAAGTCAGGCGGCTTCGGGCATTCAGAGAAAGGGGGGTGCCTACGGTTAGATATTTGAGACGTCCGATTCCGTGGCGTCGGAGAGCCCTCACCGAGCTGGGTTTGTGCGTCCCTCCCTCTTGCCCTTGAGCGAAGCACGAGAGGAGCCTGCGGTTCTCAGGCGGGCCCCTCTTGCACGGCACTGCTGACTCACATGCATCCCTTGCAGAGGTGTGAGGAGGTAGAAGCACTGAAGGGCCAGGTGTCCCAGGAGCAGGAGCTGCGTGCCGTGGCCGAGAGCTGCCTGATGGAGCGGGACGTGGCCTGGAGCGAGACCCAGGCCAAGCTGCGGGAGATGCAGGCCGTCTCCTGGAAGGCAGGGACCCTGCTCGAGCACATGCAgtgagtctctccccccccccccccccgctttactCAACTTTCTCCAGGCTTCTTGTCCCTGTGGAATTAATGAGGCAAAATGCTAAAGCTTGAGGGCGCTCCTTCCCTTTTATTACTATGCTCCTCTGGCCAAAGGTCTTGAGCCAAGTCCAAAACAAGTCCACGATAAAATACAAAACGGGGGGCATTAAAATACGGCACGACAAATTAAAACCCGTCTCTGAAGAGAACTGTCTTGTGTGGAGCGGGGGGTTGGAATGCGTCGCAGTGAATTTATATCAcagccaagtcacagccaatttatgggaacccccatggggttttcaaggcaagagacgttcaggggtggttcgccattgcctgcctctgcatagcgaccctggacttccttggtggtctcccatccaagaactaagcAGGACCgatcctgcttcgcttccgagatctgacttgagatcgggctagcctggcctgtGCAGGTCAGGTCTTGGGGCactctacccaaaaaaaaaaggaactattCTTGTTATTACATTAAAGTGtatgttttagaagaagagttggtttttatatgccgactttctctaccgcttaaaggagactcaaacctgcttacaatcaccttcccttcccctccccacaacagataccctgtgaggtaggtgaggctgagagagctgtgactagcccaaggtcacccagctggcttcgtgtgtaggagtggggaaacaaatccagttcaccagattagcctctgccgctcatgtggaggagtgggggaatcgaaccccgttctccagatcagagtccactgctccaaaccaccgctcttaaccacgctggtaCAGTCCCGGCTTTCATTCGCGTGGCTTCTGTCCACTTCTGCAGCACCCGCTTGAGGGCCTTTGGTTTCTTTTGGTAGGGCCTGCCAGGCAGAGCTGTCTTCTCGGCTGGCTCAGGAACATGCGGCTGGCCGGCTGATGGAGGTCAAAGCACCAGTGGGAGCTGGTAAGTGGGGAGGCGTCAGCTGTTGCGGAGAACGGCTTCCCCCCAAGACCGACAGCCCCCCTGACATTCTCCCCCCCTGGAGGCCTGCTTGTTCATAtggaaatttttattttttattttattagatttctacctCGCCCTTTCCCGGCAGCAGTGCACGGAGGCACGGATTTCTCTCCTTAAGTGAAATCACAAAGATAGCTTTTCACCGCGTCTTAAGATTCAGATTTGGGAAATCCACTAAGGGCCAGATAAAGAGCAGAGGAGGGTTGGGTAGGAGCGTGTTGACAGAGGGGGAGCGGGGCTGAGATTGTGGGGGCCAGTAAGGGCCAGGGATCTCTCCCTTGAGAAATAACAGTAAGGAGAagtgcctctgagcacgtgcagggtttttttctttcctcttccccctcccagaggaggggttgtggctcagtggcagagcatctgcttggcaagcagaaggtcccaggttcactccctgtcACCTTCAGTCAGgatcaggcagtaagtgatgtgaaagaccctttttctgcctgagaccctggagagctgctgccagtctgagtagacaatactgagcttgatggactgatgatctgattcagtagaaggcagcttcatgtgttcagtgtgtTCAATAAAGTTGCACTGGGGCCCAGATTCAACCTGCAGGCCTTCCCTGTTTGAACTCGCAGCCCTAACCTGCCCACCCTCTCCCTGTTTCACCTCCTCGTTTGGCATGATAGGGACCCGCTGCTGACAGGCCAAGAATCCTCTCTACTCGTTCTCTTCTTCCCAGATCCCGCGGAATGGCCCTCCACCCTGAAAGCCCTGAGCGTGCCCGAGCTGTCGACTCTTCTGGAGAAGCATGTGGGAGAAATGGGTAAGGTCTGAAAAGGTCGTCAGATGCTCGCTCCCTTCACTTAACCACTGCGATGGCGGATGAGCAGGAAGGGGCCACTCCTGTGAGGCCCCGCAGAGTAATGCCCGGGCCCATATGTGTGTCGATGCCCCTTCTGGCTGCTGGAAAACATCTCTGTCCTCTGGAACCTGTGGTGATAACAGCTTGTCTGTTTCCCTAGGGACAGCCCTTCATTCTGTCAGCCAAAATCTCGAGAGGCTCCAGAGTCCACCGAAGGGCAAGGCCCCCCGGAAGCAGCCCTAGCAGCAGAGGAAGGTGAGTGGGGGCGGTCCGACGGTGGATCCGGGTCCAGCTGGCTAGTGGCATAGTGGCTGGCGAGCGCTCTGATTCCTTTTGCTTGCCCTGCTGTGACATTATTAGGACAAATTTGCAAAACCAGCAGCACAGACACCTTTGTGCTACCCTTTAATGAACCCGGTTCAAGCAGACTCACTCCCACTCTTCTTCAGGCGCTGCAGTTCTGTTGAAAGCACT
This window contains:
- the ANKS3 gene encoding ankyrin repeat and SAM domain-containing protein 3, encoding MSELSDEASESELLDRSLSMWHGLGQAAGHQELDVPLDLHTAASIGQQEVVQACIQCGSLDLNRRNRGGWTALMYASYIGHGAIVQLLLEAGANLNVPTPEGQTPLMLASSCGNEKVADLLLQQGAELEMKDIHGWTALFHCTSAGHQQMVKFLLDNGANANCREPLCGYTPLMEAAASGHEIIVQYLLNHGVRVDMRDNTGATARTLAMQYRYTKIVGLIDLHMAPVPKVLCRGPGKYEDLSSSDESYSAPQRQRPARKSKGPSIHEGPHALAKITAVRIGGRSRSHYEQVPPEGYVTFSDEGSGTEGGDLRYRDVTSPINDHDVESSSSREDNSSFANNLAAIRTTSGSSSSESLPKAVGIGSEGSMESNEDSDHAAKLSQWKHAKSSARAKNHDGDSRRPHRPRVSSQPCAPPKLEAPPYTGPQDLAAFLEQIGCLKYLPVFEEQDVDLRIFLTLTESDLKEIGITLFGPKRKMTSAIARWHSSARPPSDALELAYADRLEAEMQELAIQLHKRCEEVEALKGQVSQEQELRAVAESCLMERDVAWSETQAKLREMQAVSWKAGTLLEHMQACQAELSSRLAQEHAAGRLMEVKAPVGADPAEWPSTLKALSVPELSTLLEKHVGEMGTALHSVSQNLERLQSPPKGKAPRKQP